TAATTCATTTCAGAGACTGACGATGACCTACAGCTCGGGTTCTTACGCGCTTCACTGTGACAATCAGCGGTAACCAGAGTTCCTGAAGCGTTCCAGTCACTAATCTCTACTTTGCTGTCTTACCCAAGGATGAGTCAGGTGACCATCAGCAATAGGCGTGAGAAGTTAGACGTGACAAACGTACGGGATACGGATGGTTTGCCCATTGGTTCGTTGCAGCTAGATCTACGGTGTCAGTGTGCGTGTGATGCATGAGGGGAGCATGGGCAATTCTTAAAAACTTCTGTTAGCCATTCCTACCGATGTCCCTTATGGATACGTGACCTGTAAGGTTTTCTCCCGGAAAACAGATGGGACTTTTTCCGAGATTTTCTCGTCTTTCATTGATGGAAAACACGAAATGAGAAAATTGAGGAACGATCTGCACCGCTGGGAAATCCTCCCTCAACTTATACGTGATGTCCCAGCCCTTGTCGTACCACCGAAACCGATCGAAGTCCTCTTTCCACTGAGGTCGCTCGCGAAAGCTGTCGGGTTTATCGATGAAATTTAAACTGAATTCTCTCGTCCACTCAAGGATCTCGTTTCCCAAAGCAGGTTCTATACCTAAATCCTCGGGAAGATAGTAGGCCCTTCCTTCGAAACCGTTGACTGCTAGTTCTTTAGAAGCCCACAAGGAACTTGGGTGGCCAAATTCTGGCCAAAGGATAATTTTCCGGGGTTCCATGAAGCTAGGCTATCGTCAGCTTTACTGCCATAAAAGTGGAAGCCCCTTGACGCATCTTGCCCATTCTGTCGAGTACTCATCGTCTCCTGCCCACGCGGTAACAAACTCGTTAGTTTCGTTGCGGGCAATTGCCAAGACCGGGTCGATCAAGGTCCTCCGCTGGGAAAGTGTAGGAGACGCATCTCAGAAAATCATACCACTCTTTCCTAGTTAGAGGATAATTCGCAAAATGGCCCGGATGTCCCCCGACCTCCGGATTAGGCGCCATGTGTGTGCGGAATCGTCTGCAATCCAGGGTCACCATACCTTTGCCCGGTACTCGCCACGCAGCTAGTTTCGTATCTGCTGGAAGCTCGTATTCAATACATGGGAGAACGCGCTCCTGGTAATTTTCGCGCGCTTCATCGTCATCAAAAGTTTCTGCTTGGAGGACGGAGGAACCAACGACGGGAGCGAAAATCGGCCAGTAGAGGTCCTTGGTTATTTGGGACACACCCGTCAATTTTCCGCCCATAAACTCCTGTTCCTGCCAGAAGCTATCTTGTGCAACCGGATCCCCTATGGGGTACCCCAAAAGCCCTTTTTCAAATCCCTGTTCAGTGTACTGAAGCAGAAATGTTCCGCTCACCGGATGTGCTCCGTGTTGTGGTGTCCAGTAGATCATTCCGCCTTCGAAGACGTTGTAGCGTCCGATTCCGTCTGGGGTGGTCAGCTCATCACTGATGGGAAAGCCAAGATCCCTGTTGTGTCCACCCATGGACTGCCACTTGTCGTAGATAGCTCCCTGGATGCTGGCCTGTGTAGCGGGTAGTGCATTATGCGTGTAGACGTGTCCGCCCTCAAAGTGTTGGACGTACCACTGGTTGCCCAGTGAGATGTCGCTGGTGGTGGGGTAGCCGAGAAACCCGTTTTCCCATCCGTGCCGCTGCCACACCCGTGACACTGGGACACTGACACTGTGCGCACCCGTACGAGGATGCAGTAGATGAATCCATTGATAAACTCTCCTACGTACAGAGTGTCAGGACCGCCTCCCCACAGGGAAGGCAGCCGTAACCACCGCGGGCCGCGCGCCGTCGGCCCGGCCTGTTCAAAGCCCGACAGTCAACGACTGGCCAGTCGCAGACTCGGCCCGTGTCGCGGCGGCCACGGTGAAGAAGTTCGCCGTGGCGCATTCGAAACCACCTACGGTCTCTGCCCGCTTCACCCCTTTTGATTTTGAAGTTCTTTCCCTGCCGGGGCAAGCGCAAAGCCGGTGCGTAGCACCGGCTTTCAGTCGTCGATAAGCGCTCTAGTTCTCGCCGACCTTGGTGTCGTCGCCCTGCTCTAGCATGTCCATCAGGATTGCCTGCACCTCGCGGCGGCGGATCTTGCCCGTCATGTCGCGGGAGAGGTCCTCGAAGTGGTAGAAGGTGCGCGGCACCTTGTAGGCGGTGAGTCGCTCGCGGGCGAACTCACGCAGGGTGTCGGACTGGATAACCGCACCCTCCCGAAGCGTCACGCAGGCGACGACGTCTTCTGAACCGTCCTTGCGCGGGCGGCCGACGACCGCGATGTCCTCGACGTCCGGGTGCTGCTTCATCACCTGCTCGACCTCGTCCGGGTAGACGTTGAATCCGCCGGTGATGATCATTTCCTTGATGCGGGAGACGAGACGGATGAAGCCGTCCTCCTCCATCACGCCCATGTCGCCGGTGCGGAACCAGCCGTCGTGGAACGCGGCTTCCGTCGCCTCCGGCTTGTTCAGGTAACCCTTGAACACCTGCGGGCCGCGGGCCAGAAGCTCTCCCGGTTCGCCGTCCGGCATGGTCTCATCCAGGTTGTCCGGGTTGGCGATGCGAATCTCCGTGTTTGGGAACGGCACGCCGATGTAACCGGGGCGGTGGTTTCCGTCCATCGGATTCGCGGTGAGGATCGGCGAGGTCTCCGTGAGGCCGTAGCCCTCCACGAGACGGCCGCCAGTGATGCCCTCCCACTTTTCAATCGTCGCTGCGGGCAGGGTGGATGCGCCGGAGAAGGAGTTGCGGATTGTTGGGTACTTCTTGTCGCTGGCGATGGCAGATTCGGCGATCTTCTCGTACAGCGTGGGCACGCCGGGGAAGAAGGTCGGCGAGTTCTTCTTCATCGCCATGGCGATGAGCGGCGGCTCCGGCGCGGGGACAAGGATCAGCTCCGCACCGGTGCCGATGCCCAGACCGACTGTGAGGGCGAAACCGTAAACATGGAAGAGAGGGAGGATCGTCATGATCTTCTCCGGCTCTTTGCCCAGGTCCTTCACCCACACCATGCCTGTCTTGAGCATGGAGTTCAGGTTCGCGTGAGTCAGCTGCGCACCCTTCGGCGGGCCTGTGGTGCCGGAGGTGTAGAGGATGAGAATGGTGTCGTCCTGCGCCACGTTCTCTGGGGCCTCGAACTGTTTGTCAATCATCAGCGCGGCCCACGGCATGGTGGCGGGCGCGTCGCCCGTGAGTTTGTCGCGCAGCTCCTTGACCTTGGGGACGGGGAGTTTCAGCGCCGCGCGATACTTCAGCGGCATCGCGTCGATCATGTTGACCGAAACGATGGTGGACAGGGGTGCGTCCTTGCGGATTGTCGAGATCGTCGGGGCCGCCTTGTCCCAGACGATGGCAACCTTGGCACCATGGTCCTGGAACTGGGGCAGGAGTTCGGCGGCGGTGTAGAGCGGGTTGTGCTCGACAACGATGGCGCCGATGCGCATGACGGCGATGAAGGAGATCACGTGCTGCGGGCAGTTGGGCATGACGAGCGCGACGCGGTCACCCTTCTTCACACCGAGTTCTTGGAGACCCGCCGCAACTTTGAGCACCTGCTCGTTGAGTTCCGCGTACGTCATAGTCTTCTCGAAGAACCACGTTGCGGTCCGGTTCGAGAATTTGGCGAGGTTGCGCTCGTAAATGTCGACGAGAGTGTCCTCTCCCAGGTCAACCTCGTGCGGCGTCCACGGCGCGTAGTGCTTCAACCAGGCCTTTTCTTCCAGTGCGCCCATAAGAGGCTCCTTTGGGTTTCGATTCTTTGCGGTAGGGTTCCGTATCAGTATAGGGAAGCGTCAGTGTTTCGCATCACATTTAATCCAAATCGTAACCGGGGACCCCTTTTCTGCACCGCCCGCCTTGCATGCCGCCCCACATCGGGTAAGAAATGTGGGTGACGGGGTGCACACGACAACGGGGGGAACCGACATGCACAACACCGAAGCAACAGGAATCTCATGGACGCAGTGGGTGCAGCAGCCGCAATCGCGCTTCGCCGAGCCGCCGAGCAACGAGTTGCTCCCGCCACCGGGCCTTGACCAGTCCACACTGGTCAACCCGGTCGGGGCGCCACCGCAGCGGGGTTGGCGCCGTCTGGTCCACGACTCGACGGGTGGGCGCCTCAACCCGGGCCGCTCGAAGCGCGAAGTGCGGGAGCAGGAGCTTGTCGACGCCATCCGGGCGCCGCTGCGAGGCGACTACCGCATCGCGGTGATGTCGCTGAAGGGCGGGGTGGGCAAGACCACGACCACCGTGGCGCTCGGAGGTGTTTTCGCCCAGACTCGGGGGGACAGGGTGATCGCCATCGACGCGAACCCGGACCTGGGCACGCTCGCCCAGCGCGCCGCCGCCCCGGCGCCAGCCACCATCCGGGACCTGCTCACCGCCCCCGACACGTCGCGCTACCCGCAGGTCCGCGCCTACACCAACCAGGCGGCATCGCGGCTGGAGGTGATCGGCTCCGAGCGGGACCCGGCGGTGAGCGAGGCGTTTAGCGAGGCCGACTACCGGCGCGCAGTCGACATCCTGCAGCACCACTACAACGTCATCCTCACGGACTGCGGCACGGGGCTCATGCACTCGACGATGGCTGGAGTGCTCGACCTGGCCAACGTACTGATTTTGGTCACGACGCCAGCGCTCGATGGTGTGCAGTCGGCGGCCGCCACCCTCGACTGGCTCAGCCTCCACGGCCACGACCAACTCGCCGCCAACGCGGTCGTTGTCGTCTCCGCCAACGCGCCCGGAGCCCCG
This window of the Corynebacterium qintianiae genome carries:
- a CDS encoding LGFP repeat-containing protein, with the protein product MGGHNRDLGFPISDELTTPDGIGRYNVFEGGMIYWTPQHGAHPVSGTFLLQYTEQGFEKGLLGYPIGDPVAQDSFWQEQEFMGGKLTGVSQITKDLYWPIFAPVVGSSVLQAETFDDDEARENYQERVLPCIEYELPADTKLAAWRVPGKGMVTLDCRRFRTHMAPNPEVGGHPGHFANYPLTRKEWYDFLRCVSYTFPAEDLDRPGLGNCPQRN
- a CDS encoding long-chain-fatty-acid--CoA ligase; amino-acid sequence: MGALEEKAWLKHYAPWTPHEVDLGEDTLVDIYERNLAKFSNRTATWFFEKTMTYAELNEQVLKVAAGLQELGVKKGDRVALVMPNCPQHVISFIAVMRIGAIVVEHNPLYTAAELLPQFQDHGAKVAIVWDKAAPTISTIRKDAPLSTIVSVNMIDAMPLKYRAALKLPVPKVKELRDKLTGDAPATMPWAALMIDKQFEAPENVAQDDTILILYTSGTTGPPKGAQLTHANLNSMLKTGMVWVKDLGKEPEKIMTILPLFHVYGFALTVGLGIGTGAELILVPAPEPPLIAMAMKKNSPTFFPGVPTLYEKIAESAIASDKKYPTIRNSFSGASTLPAATIEKWEGITGGRLVEGYGLTETSPILTANPMDGNHRPGYIGVPFPNTEIRIANPDNLDETMPDGEPGELLARGPQVFKGYLNKPEATEAAFHDGWFRTGDMGVMEEDGFIRLVSRIKEMIITGGFNVYPDEVEQVMKQHPDVEDIAVVGRPRKDGSEDVVACVTLREGAVIQSDTLREFARERLTAYKVPRTFYHFEDLSRDMTGKIRRREVQAILMDMLEQGDDTKVGEN
- a CDS encoding MinD/ParA family ATP-binding protein, yielding MHNTEATGISWTQWVQQPQSRFAEPPSNELLPPPGLDQSTLVNPVGAPPQRGWRRLVHDSTGGRLNPGRSKREVREQELVDAIRAPLRGDYRIAVMSLKGGVGKTTTTVALGGVFAQTRGDRVIAIDANPDLGTLAQRAAAPAPATIRDLLTAPDTSRYPQVRAYTNQAASRLEVIGSERDPAVSEAFSEADYRRAVDILQHHYNVILTDCGTGLMHSTMAGVLDLANVLILVTTPALDGVQSAAATLDWLSLHGHDQLAANAVVVVSANAPGAPTIDMARLTEHFTSRTRAVHLIPYDRHLAEGAVVELDRLHQKTLNAYRLLAAEVAADFGSWHRHAAY